A genome region from Glycine max cultivar Williams 82 chromosome 5, Glycine_max_v4.0, whole genome shotgun sequence includes the following:
- the LOC100500448 gene encoding carbonic anhydrase, chloroplastic isoform X1, whose amino-acid sequence MAKEYEKAIEELQKLLREKSELKATAAEKVEQITASLGTSSSDGIPSSEASDRIKAGFIHFKKEKYDKNPALYGELAKGQSPKFMVFACSDSRVCPSHVLDFQPGEAFVVRNVANIVPPYDQSKYAGTGAAVEYAVLHLKVSEIVVIGHSACGGIKGLLSFPYDGTYSTDFIEEWVKIGLPAKAKVKTQHGDAPFAELCSHCEKESVNVSLGNLLTYPFVRDGLVNKTLSLKGGYYDFVKGSFELWGLQFGLASSFSVKDVATILHWKL is encoded by the exons ATGGCAAAGGAATACGAGAAAGCTATTGAAGAACTTCAGAAATTGTTGAG GGAGAAGAGTGAACTCAAAGCGACAGCTGCTGAAAAAGTGGAGCAGATAACAGCTTCTCTAGGGACATCATCATCTGATGGCATCCCATCATCAGAAGCCTCAGACAGGATCAAAGCTGGTTTCATTCACTTCAAGAAGGAGAAATACGA CAAGAATCCAGCTTTGTATGGTGAACTTGCCAAAGGCCAGAGCCCCAAG tTCATGGTGTTTGCTTGCTCAGACTCAAGGGTGTGCCCATCTCATGTGCTAGATTTCCAACCAGGAGAGGCCTTTGTGGTCAGAAATgttgccaacattgtcccaCCATATGACCAG TCAAAATACGCTGGAACTGGGGCTGCAGTTGAGTATGCTGTTTTGCATCTTAAG GTGTCGGAGATTGTGGTCATTGGACACAGTGCTTGTGGTGGTATTAAGGGGCTTCTGTCTTTCCCATATGATGGAACCTACTCTAC TGATTTTATTGAGGAGTGGGTCAAAATTGGCTTGCCTGCAAAGGCAAAGGTGAAGACACAGCATGGGGATGCCCCTTTTGCTGAGTTGTGCTCACACTGTGAGAAG GAATCTGTGAATGTTTCCCTTGGAAACCTGCTAACTTACCCATTTGTTAGAGATGGCTTGGTGAACAAAACATTGTCACTGAAAGGAGGATACTATGACTTTGTTAAAGGATCTTTTGAGCTCTGGGGCCTTCAGTTTGGCCTTGCATCCTCTTTCTCC gTTAAAGATGTGGCCACCATTCTCCATTGGAAGCTATAG
- the LOC100500448 gene encoding carbonic anhydrase, chloroplastic isoform 1 (isoform 1 is encoded by transcript variant 1), translated as MSTSSINGWCLSSISPAKTSLRKATLRPSVFATLNTPSSPSSSSSFPSLIQDRPVFAAPAPIITPTVREDMAKEYEKAIEELQKLLREKSELKATAAEKVEQITASLGTSSSDGIPSSEASDRIKAGFIHFKKEKYDKNPALYGELAKGQSPKFMVFACSDSRVCPSHVLDFQPGEAFVVRNVANIVPPYDQSKYAGTGAAVEYAVLHLKVSEIVVIGHSACGGIKGLLSFPYDGTYSTDFIEEWVKIGLPAKAKVKTQHGDAPFAELCSHCEKESVNVSLGNLLTYPFVRDGLVNKTLSLKGGYYDFVKGSFELWGLQFGLASSFSV; from the exons ATGTCAACCTCTTCCATAAACGGGTGGTGCCTCTCTTCCATCTCCCCAGCCAAAACCTCTCTCAGGAAGGCCACATTACGCCCTTCCGTCTTCGCAACCCTTAACactccttcttctccttcctctTCATCTTCCTTCCCCTCTCTCATTCAAGACAGGCCTGTTTTTGCTGCCCCTGCCCCCATCATCACCCCAACTGTG aGAGAGGATATGGCAAAGGAATACGAGAAAGCTATTGAAGAACTTCAGAAATTGTTGAG GGAGAAGAGTGAACTCAAAGCGACAGCTGCTGAAAAAGTGGAGCAGATAACAGCTTCTCTAGGGACATCATCATCTGATGGCATCCCATCATCAGAAGCCTCAGACAGGATCAAAGCTGGTTTCATTCACTTCAAGAAGGAGAAATACGA CAAGAATCCAGCTTTGTATGGTGAACTTGCCAAAGGCCAGAGCCCCAAG tTCATGGTGTTTGCTTGCTCAGACTCAAGGGTGTGCCCATCTCATGTGCTAGATTTCCAACCAGGAGAGGCCTTTGTGGTCAGAAATgttgccaacattgtcccaCCATATGACCAG TCAAAATACGCTGGAACTGGGGCTGCAGTTGAGTATGCTGTTTTGCATCTTAAG GTGTCGGAGATTGTGGTCATTGGACACAGTGCTTGTGGTGGTATTAAGGGGCTTCTGTCTTTCCCATATGATGGAACCTACTCTAC TGATTTTATTGAGGAGTGGGTCAAAATTGGCTTGCCTGCAAAGGCAAAGGTGAAGACACAGCATGGGGATGCCCCTTTTGCTGAGTTGTGCTCACACTGTGAGAAG GAATCTGTGAATGTTTCCCTTGGAAACCTGCTAACTTACCCATTTGTTAGAGATGGCTTGGTGAACAAAACATTGTCACTGAAAGGAGGATACTATGACTTTGTTAAAGGATCTTTTGAGCTCTGGGGCCTTCAGTTTGGCCTTGCATCCTCTTTCTCCGTATGA
- the LOC100500448 gene encoding carbonic anhydrase, chloroplastic isoform 2 (isoform 2 is encoded by transcript variant 2), with amino-acid sequence MSTSSINGWCLSSISPAKTSLRKATLRPSVFATLNTPSSPSSSSSFPSLIQDRPVFAAPAPIITPTVREDMAKEYEKAIEELQKLLREKSELKATAAEKVEQITASLGTSSSDGIPSSEASDRIKAGFIHFKKEKYDKNPALYGELAKGQSPKFMVFACSDSRVCPSHVLDFQPGEAFVVRNVANIVPPYDQSKYAGTGAAVEYAVLHLKVSEIVVIGHSACGGIKGLLSFPYDGTYSTDFIEEWVKIGLPAKAKVKTQHGDAPFAELCSHCEKESVNVSLGNLLTYPFVRDGLVNKTLSLKGGYYDFVKGSFELWGLQFGLASSFSVKDVATILHWKL; translated from the exons ATGTCAACCTCTTCCATAAACGGGTGGTGCCTCTCTTCCATCTCCCCAGCCAAAACCTCTCTCAGGAAGGCCACATTACGCCCTTCCGTCTTCGCAACCCTTAACactccttcttctccttcctctTCATCTTCCTTCCCCTCTCTCATTCAAGACAGGCCTGTTTTTGCTGCCCCTGCCCCCATCATCACCCCAACTGTG aGAGAGGATATGGCAAAGGAATACGAGAAAGCTATTGAAGAACTTCAGAAATTGTTGAG GGAGAAGAGTGAACTCAAAGCGACAGCTGCTGAAAAAGTGGAGCAGATAACAGCTTCTCTAGGGACATCATCATCTGATGGCATCCCATCATCAGAAGCCTCAGACAGGATCAAAGCTGGTTTCATTCACTTCAAGAAGGAGAAATACGA CAAGAATCCAGCTTTGTATGGTGAACTTGCCAAAGGCCAGAGCCCCAAG tTCATGGTGTTTGCTTGCTCAGACTCAAGGGTGTGCCCATCTCATGTGCTAGATTTCCAACCAGGAGAGGCCTTTGTGGTCAGAAATgttgccaacattgtcccaCCATATGACCAG TCAAAATACGCTGGAACTGGGGCTGCAGTTGAGTATGCTGTTTTGCATCTTAAG GTGTCGGAGATTGTGGTCATTGGACACAGTGCTTGTGGTGGTATTAAGGGGCTTCTGTCTTTCCCATATGATGGAACCTACTCTAC TGATTTTATTGAGGAGTGGGTCAAAATTGGCTTGCCTGCAAAGGCAAAGGTGAAGACACAGCATGGGGATGCCCCTTTTGCTGAGTTGTGCTCACACTGTGAGAAG GAATCTGTGAATGTTTCCCTTGGAAACCTGCTAACTTACCCATTTGTTAGAGATGGCTTGGTGAACAAAACATTGTCACTGAAAGGAGGATACTATGACTTTGTTAAAGGATCTTTTGAGCTCTGGGGCCTTCAGTTTGGCCTTGCATCCTCTTTCTCC gTTAAAGATGTGGCCACCATTCTCCATTGGAAGCTATAG